The genomic interval GAGATAATATTTGAAAAGGACAATATGCTCAATTCCATCAGAATACAAAATTACCGGAATCTCAAAGATTTAAGTATTGAGAAATTTGGTCGTGTAAATTTAATTATCGGGAAAAATAATACTGGCAAGACAAGTTTGTTGGAGGCAATATACTTATTGCTGCATCCAGACGTGGATCAGTCAATTGCCTTTATACTAAGGATTAGAGGTGAATTCTTCAAAACTGAATTGAATCAAACCACCTACGAAAGATTAGTAAGTACTATTAAAGCGTTGTTTCATAAAAAAACGAAAAAAATAAAATTTTTATTAGAACAGAAAAAGAGTATTTTAAAATAAGTATAGAAAACCAAGATCAGATCAAGTTGGAGCGAGAGGTATACTCATCGCCTCAGTATATTATGATTAACGAGGAAGCTGTGGGCTATACTTTTAAGTCTCCTGTGCAAACTGGAATACTAAATCCAAAGCATGTTGGAATTATTTCAGAAAGAGAATCTCCTTTGATTCCAAACTCAAAGGAGCTCAAAGCATTAAGAGAACAAAACGTACGATTATTTTCGGCCGAGCGGTTCATAAATAAAAAAAATATTATTGTAGAAGCCTTACAAATAGTAGATCCTAAAATCGTTGAATTTGGATATGATTTAAACGGTCAATTCTTTGATAATTGGGTTCCATATGTCTACTTAAACAATGATGATAAAGTTAATCTAGATGAATATGGTTATGGGAGCAATCGTATTCTTGATATAATGATTACTTTATTAGCATGCGAAGGAGGCTATATGTTAATAGATGAATTTGAAAATGGGCTACATTATTCTATACAAAGAAAACTTTGGGAATTGATAATTCGTGTATCGGATCAGTTAAGTATTCAAGTTTTTGCTACAACGCACAGCAATGATACAATAAGAGCATTTGAAAGTATTGTTAATCAAAACGAATCTGATCCGCTCAATGGACTTCTAATTAAGTTGGAAAATATTGACGATAATATTGAAGCATTAACATTTGAGCCATCAGAATTAAAGGTAATAACAGAACATCTTATAGAAGTTCGTAGATGAGCACACACTATAAAGAAGAGTTTTTTTCAAAATTATTGGTTGAAGGAAATGACGATAGACATGTAATATTAGCCATTTGTCAAAAATTCAATTTGCCTGAAACGTTTAGTATTGTTGATTGTAAAGGAGTAGTTGAGCTTTTGAAAAATATTCCGATAAGAATTAAACTTCGTGATCAGTACGTCGGAATTTTAATTGATGCTGATACAGATTTGAGTGCGAGATGGCAGCAATTGAGAGATATTTTAATTCCTCTTGGATATTTGATGCAGAATATACCTGATGAATCTGGTAGTATTTTTAAGTCTGTTAGTTCTAATACTGTCATTGGTATCTGGATTATGCCAAATAATCAAGTTAATGGGATGCTTGAAGATTTTGCTCATATTTTAATTCCAGCCGACGATGTCTCTTTGCCATATGCGGAAGAAGCATTAGATAATCTTGAACGTAATTCAGTAACTAGATTTTCAAATATTCATCGTTCAAAAGCACTGATTCATACCTGGCTGGCCTGGCAGGAATCACCAGGAACTCCTATGGGACAGGCAATCACTAAATCATATTTGAATCATAATCACGAATTGTGCATATCATTTGTAGATTGGCTTAACCGCCTTTTTAATCCGGATATTCAGATTTAGTAAAAATAATCTTCAAATCTTTACATTATAATTTCCTGTCACTTCATCCAAAAACCTGTACCTTTGCAGGCAATTTGTTGATTTAGATGACAATATCCTTTCTTTAACTTAATTTTTGTTGCAATGTCCGCAGTAGCAGAGCAAATCAGCCGGTTGGCCGACCGTATCAACGCCCTCGAAGAATCTTCGACGTTGGCGATGACTAAAATGGCACGTGAATTGGCTGCCCAAGGCCATAAAGTAATCAGTCTGAGCGTGGGAGAGCCAGATTTCAAGACGCCTGCACATATTTGTGAGGCTGCCAAAAAGGCAATTGATGATGGTTTTCATGGTTACTCACCCGTAGCAGGTTATCCTGATTTGCGAAAGGCGATTGCAGATAAATTAAAACGCGATAATAATATAGATTGGAAACCGGAAAATATTGTGGTTTCTACAGGTGCCAAACATTCTCTTGCCAATGTAATTCAGGTTTTGGTTAATCCGGGAGATGAGGTTGTTATCCTTGCACCTTACTGGGTAAGTTATTCTGAAATGGTGAAATTGGCAGAAGGCAAATCTGTTATTGTTGACGGTGCTTTTGACAATGATTTCAAAGTTACGGCTGAACAGCTGGAAGCAGCAATTACGCCAAAAACTAAAATTGTAATGTATGCCTCGCCCAACAATCCGACTGGCGCTGTGTATTCGGAAACAGAGCTGAGAGCGATTGCTGCGGTGCTTGAAAAATATGAAGATGTGTATGTTTTGGCAGACGAAATTTACGAATACATCAATTTTACAGAAGAAGGACATTTTAGTATCGGATCTATTCCTGCATTGAAGGAACGCGTGATTACCGTAAATGGTGTTGCCAAAGGATTTGCCATGACAGGATGGAGAATAGGATTTATTGCAGCTGCAAAATGGATTGCCGACGGCGTGGAAAAATTGCAGGGACAGGTTACTTCAGGTACTAATTCCATTGCTCAGAAAGCCGCAACTGCTGCTTTTAACGGATCATTGGATGCAACGATAGAAATGTCGAAGGCATATCATCGCCGCCGTGACCTGGTTGTAGGTTTATTGAAAGAAATTCCTGGTTTCAAGGTTAATGTTCCGGATGGTGCATTTTATGCTTTTCCTGATATCAGTTACTATTTTGGAAAATCAGACGGAACAACTACGATCAACGATTCTGATGATTTTTCAAACTGGATTCTGAATAAATATTATGTTTCAACTGTTGCGGGTTCCGGATTTGGTGCACCAAACTGCATCCGTATCTCAACAGCGGCAGCGGACGAAGCATTAACCGAAGCTGTACAGCGCATTAAAGAAGCGGTGGCAACTTTGAAATAATAAATAATAAAACAAGCAAAAGCCTCATGGATTTCAAATACCATGAGGCTTTTGCTTTACAGGCGAATTACCTTTGAACATTTGTTGTTGAATTAAAAATATCGTTTTAATAGCTAACTGCACGGCAGCCGATTGCCGATTGCCGAAAGCTGATAGTCAATTATGAGCAAGTATTATTTTTTGAAAGTAAAAGAAATTGAAAAGGAAACGGAAGAGGCCTCGACCATACATTTCTGGCATCCGCTGAATGAGGTAGTTGCTTACCGGCCAGGACAGTTTCTAACCTTGTTATTACCATTTGAAGATAAGAAAGTGCGGAGATCTTATTCGATGTCGAGTTCTCCGTATACTGATGTTTCTCTGGCTATTACAATCAAGCGCGTTCCGGGAGGATATGCTTCCAACTATTTACTTGATACAATTAAAGAAGGGGATGTACTTGAAGCTATGGAACCGGCCGGGAATTTTTTTCCAAAACAGGAAGATGACCAGACGCGTCAGGTTGTTTTCATTGGTGCAGGAAGTGGGATTACTCCCTTATTTTCCATGCTCAAATCCATTTTAATGGTGGAGCAGGAGAGTGAAGTGTTTTTGTTATTCGGAAGCAGAAATGAGGAAAGTATAATTTTCAATAACAAAATCAATGCTTTGCAATCCAAATATGGTAACCGGTTCAGGGTTGTTCATACACTGAGCCAGCCTTCCGAAACATGGAATGGCGAAACCGGCCGATTGAATAAAACCCATATCCTGAAAATAATTGAAAAATTGCCTTCTCTGGATAAAAGCACAGCAGAGTATTTCCTGTGCGGGCCTGATGATATGATGGAGGAAGCGCACCGTGCTCTGGCAATACTGGCCGTTCCAGATAATAAAATCCGTAAAGAAAGTTTTCTTACAGCAACCACAGCACATGCCGGAGAAGTAACCATGGAAGAAGATGACACTTTGAAGACCAGGGAAATTACTTTGTTTTATGAAGGTACAGAATATAAACTGCCAGTAAAACCGCATGAAACTGTTCTGGAAGCAGCCTTAAATATGGACATTGATTTACCATATTCTTGTCAGGCAGGAATGTGTACAGCTTGTCTGGGCAGATGTGTGTCGGGGAAAGTGCAGTTGGATGAGGAAGATGCGCTTTCAGAAGCAGAATTAAAAGAAGGATTTATTCTAACCTGCGTTTCACATCCGATGAGTGATGATGTGGTGATTGAAGTGGAATAGAGAGAGTTTAGAGTAAATGAGTTTAAAGTTTAGAATAACAAAGAGTTCAAAGTAAAAAGCTTACAGTTTATTTCCTGGACTTCTTACTTTGAACTTTTACTCATGCACTCCTGATCTTTCTCACTTCCGAACCGGTGGTGCAGGCGGTGCTGCTGGCGTAGCCGGAATTGAACGTGGTGCTGCAGGTGGTGGCGGAGGTGATACAGATGCTGTTTTTGCTTTCATTTTTGGAGCCTTGGGAGCTTTTGGTGCCTTTGGAGGACGAGGCGGTGCCGGTGAGGCATGGTTATAATCTATAATGCCAAAACTTGCAAGTCCCATTTTTGCTCCTATTTCATCCATTTTTTTATTAATATCCTCAATTTCCTTCTCAATATTTTTATACGGCCCCTTTGTTTTGTAGGTTTCGGCTTCTTTACGTAAAGAAGCAATCTGAGAATTGAATTCAGTAATTTGTTGTTCCTGGGCTTTTATCTGCTGTTCAAATTCGTCAACCTGTTTTTCTATCTCACTTTCAGAAAGTTTTGGCTGGCCTTTTTTAGGCTCAGAATCAAATAACGCAGATCGCTTTTCCATCAATTGCTGACGGGATTCCATCAGTTTGTTCTTCTTCCATTCAATTTTTTCCAGATCCCTTTCATAACGCTCCATTCCGAAATTTTCCTTTTCCATTTCCAGGTTCAATTCTTCCATCCGGCGTTGCAACGGTTCCATCTCCTGTTGAAGAGCGTCCATTTTCTGTTGAAATTCCTGCATTTTTTTATCTTCCAGAGTGTCATTTGCAAACCTTTCAGATATGTCACCAATATTTATAACAGGTTCCGGGACATCTTCAATGATTGGCTGAATAGTTACATTTTCATCAATAGAAATGTCTGCTTCAACAATTTCCGGAACTGATTCAAAATTCTTTTCAATACGTTTATTTGCTTTTTTCTCTTTTAAAATGTCCTTTTTCTGACCAATGGCATACATAGAGAATCCAACCATAAGGGTAAAAAAAATAATCGTAACCGGCCAGTTTATCAGGATCCGTTTAGGCTTCGGATCAATACCCAGTACACGGCTTATCCTTTGCAGCAATAATGGTTTTTTTGAAGCAAATGCCATGGCTAAATGAGGAGCGGATTGCCATTCAGCTACTTTTACCAATGCTTTTGCCAGAGACATTTTGTCTTTGCAGATTGAAAGAGCAATGTCATCACAGCAATGTTCGCGCTCGGTACGAATTTTCTCAGAAATCCACCATAATGCAGGATGAAAGAAAAATACAACTTCAATGAGGGATTGCAACATATTGACTAAATAATCGTTGCGACGGATGTGAGCCAGCTCGTGAGCCAGGATTGCTTCAATCTGTGAAACGGGAAAACCAGTCAGTAGTCCAAAAGGAATTAAAACAACAGGCCTGAATGCACCGATTACCATTGGGGTCAAGATTCTGGCTGTTTCCCTGAATTCAACTGATTGCGAAATATTCAGCTTTGCTGTTAGTACACCAAAGCGAACCCGCCATTCTTTATCCATTACAATTCGTGCGGTTGAACGTAATCTTTCGGTATAAATCCATCCACCCGCAAAGCGAATCATTAAAAGTGCGGCACCGATCAGCCAGCAGATTACAAGCTCATAAATATGCATATTAAGCCATATCTGCATTTTAGTAGTCATTGACAAATTGTAATCAATCTTTTGCCAGTTCAAAGGAATGTTCCGGACGGGTACATTTAAAGTATTTAAATGGGTTACGGATATATTCCTTACCTCTGCGGTAAGCTGGTAATAAAAAAATGTAACAAGAGAAGAAACCATTTGAAGGCATAATAAGACAATCCCAAAATTGTAGCGGAGGAAAGCTGATTTTTTGCTCATGATTGCAAAACCGGCGAATGCAGCAATAGCTAGCAGAGTTCCCTGCCAGACAGAATGTACCAAAGTCCAGCCTAGTGCTGAAACAACTGATTCAGGAATAGATTCAAGTATAATTTTCATGGCTAACGATTATTTTCCAGGTTATTTAATAATTCGCGTATTTCATCTAATTCTTCTTTGGAAGTAGTGTGGTTGCCTAATGCCTGCATAACTACCTGAGCAGCTGAGCCCTGAAATGCAGTTTGGACGAGCCTGCCTAACAAATTTTGCTGTGTTTCTTCTTTCCCCAGAAGTGCAACGTAAATATGAGAACGTCCTTGCTCTGTACGATACAACAAACCTTTGTCATGCATGATCTGCATCAATTTCAGTGTTGTGGTATAACCAACATCTTTCGTTGCTGCCAGGTAATCGTGCACAGCGCGAACTGTACTTGGCCCGGCTTCCCACAAATAATTTAAAATTTCAAGTTCGGAATCAGTTGGTTTTAAATGCATAATAGATAAATTTGGCTAATACGATAATCTTCGTACCAAATGTCTACGAAAAGATTCGTATAAACAAATTTAAGTACGATTATTTTCGTAGTTTGAGGGAATATTTATTTTAATTAATTGATTCAAAGCACTTTAAAACCAATAATGCCGCTGAAAATTATTTTCAGCGGCATTATTGCTCAGCTTATATTTGTTATAATTGCCTTAACGTCTATACATAAGTGTTTAACATGACAGGCATTACCAGCATAAGTATATCTTCATTTGCCTCCTGGTCAACCGGAATAATAAGCCCGGCACGGTTAGGAGCTGAAAGTTCGAAAGTAATAGTTTTGCTAGTAATATTTCCCAGTACTTCGATCAGGAATTTAGCATTAAAACCAATTTCCATATCATCACCATTATACTCGCACATCAGACGTTCGTTGGCTTCATTGGAGTAGTCCAGATCTTCTGCTGAAATAACAAGATCATTCAAAGACATTTTTAAACGAACCTGATGCGTAGTACGGTTAGAATAAATAGAAATCCGGCGCAGAGAACTTAAAATCTCCATCCGGTTAATAGTCAGTGTATTCTGGTTATTAGTCGGAATTGCATTTTCATAATCCGGAAAACGTTCATCTATCAAACGGCAGATCATTTTGATATTTCCAAAACTAAAGAATGCATTGGAAGCGGTGAATTCAGCTTTAACAGGAACATCATCAGATGGCAAACAAGATTTTAATAAATTGAGTGCTTTACGCTGAACGATCATTGAAGTATCAACATCCGACTTAATATCTGTACGGCGATAACGTACCAAACGATGGCCGTCTGTGGCAACAAATGTGGCATTTTCAGTTCCCATTTGAACAAAAACCCCCGTCATTGCCGGTCTGAGATCATCTGTGCTTGTTGCAAAAAGTGTATTGGCAATAGCAGCACCCAATGCCGACGAAGATAAATTAACAGATTGTCCACGATTCACTACTGGTGTTTTTGGAAAGTCAATCGGATTTTCTCCGGAAAGCTTGTAACGGCCATTGTCCGAAATAATTTCTGTACCAAAAGTTTCAGAATTAACCTGTAACGTAATAGGCTGTTCAGGCAGTCCGCGAAGCGTATCCAGTAACAGTTTTGCCGGAATGGCTATGGCACCTTTTTCAGAAGATTCCACTTCTATTTCTGTGATCATAACCGTTTGAAGGTCAGATGCAGTAACAGTTAGGAAATTGCCTTCCAGTGCAAGTAAAAAATTCTCGAGTATAGGTACAATCGGGTTCGTAGAAACGACACCATTGATAGCTGATAGCTGCTTGAGTAAAACGGATGACGAAACGACAAACTTCATAATATTGATGTAAGTGTTTAGAGATTATTGTATTAAAAAGTATGATGTATTGCAGAATATCTTATCTGCGGGGAACAAAAGTAACAAAAAATACGTACTCCGCCACGCTCATGCAAATTTTCGAAGCCTCAAATAATAGCGTATACTGCCAAAAAGAGCAATAATTATCAAAGGGAGCAGTAAATTAAGACCCTGCCAGAATTTTTTATTCTCCTGAATCTGTATCTGGTCCAATGCACGAATGCTTACTTCCTTATTTCTTGCAGTGATCAGGCCATTTGCATCCGTCATGAAATCCAACGCAAGCATGACAAAATCTTTATTGCCATAAGTTTGATTCGTAACCCGGTCGTAACCCAATGGAAGAGGAGCACTTCTTTTATAGTCAACATCATTGACAATAACGTCGCCATCAGCACAAATAATGACTTTTCCCTGTTTGCCTTCTGCTTTAAAAGTAGCATGACGTGGGTCATTAGGCAGGATCCGGTTCTGAAAAAGAGAAGTAAAAGAACCTTCAAGCAAAACTGCCGCCAGTTTTTCACCACCATTATATTCTGCTGCATTGGGTTGCCTGCGTGCTTCATTATA from Dyadobacter sp. NIV53 carries:
- a CDS encoding AAA family ATPase, encoding MLNSIRIQNYRNLKDLSIEKFGRVNLIIGKNNTGKTSLLEAIYLLLHPDVDQSIAFILRIRGEFFKTELNQTTYERLVSTIKALFHKKTKKIKFLLEQKKSILK
- a CDS encoding ATP/GTP-binding protein produces the protein MINEEAVGYTFKSPVQTGILNPKHVGIISERESPLIPNSKELKALREQNVRLFSAERFINKKNIIVEALQIVDPKIVEFGYDLNGQFFDNWVPYVYLNNDDKVNLDEYGYGSNRILDIMITLLACEGGYMLIDEFENGLHYSIQRKLWELIIRVSDQLSIQVFATTHSNDTIRAFESIVNQNESDPLNGLLIKLENIDDNIEALTFEPSELKVITEHLIEVRR
- a CDS encoding DUF3226 domain-containing protein, translated to MSTHYKEEFFSKLLVEGNDDRHVILAICQKFNLPETFSIVDCKGVVELLKNIPIRIKLRDQYVGILIDADTDLSARWQQLRDILIPLGYLMQNIPDESGSIFKSVSSNTVIGIWIMPNNQVNGMLEDFAHILIPADDVSLPYAEEALDNLERNSVTRFSNIHRSKALIHTWLAWQESPGTPMGQAITKSYLNHNHELCISFVDWLNRLFNPDIQI
- a CDS encoding pyridoxal phosphate-dependent aminotransferase: MSAVAEQISRLADRINALEESSTLAMTKMARELAAQGHKVISLSVGEPDFKTPAHICEAAKKAIDDGFHGYSPVAGYPDLRKAIADKLKRDNNIDWKPENIVVSTGAKHSLANVIQVLVNPGDEVVILAPYWVSYSEMVKLAEGKSVIVDGAFDNDFKVTAEQLEAAITPKTKIVMYASPNNPTGAVYSETELRAIAAVLEKYEDVYVLADEIYEYINFTEEGHFSIGSIPALKERVITVNGVAKGFAMTGWRIGFIAAAKWIADGVEKLQGQVTSGTNSIAQKAATAAFNGSLDATIEMSKAYHRRRDLVVGLLKEIPGFKVNVPDGAFYAFPDISYYFGKSDGTTTINDSDDFSNWILNKYYVSTVAGSGFGAPNCIRISTAAADEALTEAVQRIKEAVATLK
- a CDS encoding ferredoxin--NADP reductase, with amino-acid sequence MSKYYFLKVKEIEKETEEASTIHFWHPLNEVVAYRPGQFLTLLLPFEDKKVRRSYSMSSSPYTDVSLAITIKRVPGGYASNYLLDTIKEGDVLEAMEPAGNFFPKQEDDQTRQVVFIGAGSGITPLFSMLKSILMVEQESEVFLLFGSRNEESIIFNNKINALQSKYGNRFRVVHTLSQPSETWNGETGRLNKTHILKIIEKLPSLDKSTAEYFLCGPDDMMEEAHRALAILAVPDNKIRKESFLTATTAHAGEVTMEEDDTLKTREITLFYEGTEYKLPVKPHETVLEAALNMDIDLPYSCQAGMCTACLGRCVSGKVQLDEEDALSEAELKEGFILTCVSHPMSDDVVIEVE
- a CDS encoding M56 family metallopeptidase, encoding MKIILESIPESVVSALGWTLVHSVWQGTLLAIAAFAGFAIMSKKSAFLRYNFGIVLLCLQMVSSLVTFFYYQLTAEVRNISVTHLNTLNVPVRNIPLNWQKIDYNLSMTTKMQIWLNMHIYELVICWLIGAALLMIRFAGGWIYTERLRSTARIVMDKEWRVRFGVLTAKLNISQSVEFRETARILTPMVIGAFRPVVLIPFGLLTGFPVSQIEAILAHELAHIRRNDYLVNMLQSLIEVVFFFHPALWWISEKIRTEREHCCDDIALSICKDKMSLAKALVKVAEWQSAPHLAMAFASKKPLLLQRISRVLGIDPKPKRILINWPVTIIFFTLMVGFSMYAIGQKKDILKEKKANKRIEKNFESVPEIVEADISIDENVTIQPIIEDVPEPVINIGDISERFANDTLEDKKMQEFQQKMDALQQEMEPLQRRMEELNLEMEKENFGMERYERDLEKIEWKKNKLMESRQQLMEKRSALFDSEPKKGQPKLSESEIEKQVDEFEQQIKAQEQQITEFNSQIASLRKEAETYKTKGPYKNIEKEIEDINKKMDEIGAKMGLASFGIIDYNHASPAPPRPPKAPKAPKAPKMKAKTASVSPPPPPAAPRSIPATPAAPPAPPVRK
- a CDS encoding BlaI/MecI/CopY family transcriptional regulator, producing the protein MHLKPTDSELEILNYLWEAGPSTVRAVHDYLAATKDVGYTTTLKLMQIMHDKGLLYRTEQGRSHIYVALLGKEETQQNLLGRLVQTAFQGSAAQVVMQALGNHTTSKEELDEIRELLNNLENNR
- the dnaN gene encoding DNA polymerase III subunit beta → MKFVVSSSVLLKQLSAINGVVSTNPIVPILENFLLALEGNFLTVTASDLQTVMITEIEVESSEKGAIAIPAKLLLDTLRGLPEQPITLQVNSETFGTEIISDNGRYKLSGENPIDFPKTPVVNRGQSVNLSSSALGAAIANTLFATSTDDLRPAMTGVFVQMGTENATFVATDGHRLVRYRRTDIKSDVDTSMIVQRKALNLLKSCLPSDDVPVKAEFTASNAFFSFGNIKMICRLIDERFPDYENAIPTNNQNTLTINRMEILSSLRRISIYSNRTTHQVRLKMSLNDLVISAEDLDYSNEANERLMCEYNGDDMEIGFNAKFLIEVLGNITSKTITFELSAPNRAGLIIPVDQEANEDILMLVMPVMLNTYV